The Sphingomonas sanguinis nucleotide sequence CGAACAGCTCGGTCTCCAGGCTGAGGTCCGCGACGTTGCGCAGCACGCGCTGGCGCAGTTCGATTCCCGCCAGATCCTCGACATTGTGGCGCAGCGTATGCTCGGCATTCGCGCCGCCATCGATGTAATGGAACAGGAAGGGCGGCAAACGGCGGCGCGCGGCCTCCCGGTAATCGCTGGGGGCGGAAATGATCATCGCTCGGGCGGCCTCGTTTCACCATAAAGCGGACATGCCGGGATGTGCCGGTGAGACCGCGGACCGGCGAGCCATATCGCGTGGCGCGGTGGCTTTCCATGGCCCTGATCGCCGCCCCCAAACGGTTTCGACAATGGAACGAGATCGGGGCATGATGCGCTGACCGCCCCATGAGGATCACCATGGGAGGTCGTTCATGCATCGATTGACGGGCACCCTGCCCGCCCTCGCCCTGCTCGCCGCCTGTTCCGGCCCGAGCGATGTGCCGTCCGGCCAGTCCGGTACGCAGGTAATGGGGGAAGCCTATGACGCCAGCGACCCTGCGCCGCCCGGCAGCGATGAGGCCCGCAGACTTCTGAAGGCCTATTTCGCCAAGCATCCCGCCTGTACGCCATTCTTCAAGATGCCCTGGGACGTCGCCGTCGACAGCCCGGAGATGCGTCAGCGGGCGCAGGCCTTTGTCGATGCGGGACTGTTGCGGCTGGCGGGACGTTCGTCCTTTCCAGGTGCGGTCGGGCCGCGCCCGGCGCTACGCTATGTCCCGACCGCTGAGGGCGATCGCTATTTCCGCGCCCATGCCCCGGAGAAAGGCGGCGGCAAGGACGCGCTTTGTTATGGTACGGTCACCCCGACCCAGGTCGCGGTCGAGAATGCCGACCCGATGATGCGCCGCGCCGAAATCGCCTATCGCTTCCGCCTGACCGACATCCCGGCCTGGACGCGCAGCCCCGGCATCACCGCCCTGTATCCCTGGCTGCAAAAAGCGCTGACGGAGGAACGCAACGACCGGGTCGATCTGGTCTTTCGCGACGGCGCCTGGCGTCTGGACGATACGCCGACGCCGCTATCGCTCGACCTGCAACAGCTGAGCCATTGAGGGATCGGAACATCGAAACGAAGAAGGGATGGCGCACCCGACAGGATTCGAACCTGTGGCCTCTGCCTTCGGAGGGCAGCGCTCTATCCAGCTGAGCTACGGGTGCGTGGGCTGGCCGGTTAGCATCGCCTGCCACCCTGCGCCAGCCCTTTTTATGCCGCCGCCGCTTTTCCGGCCTTGATCGCGGGCGCGGGCGTCTTGGGGCGGTAGGCGCACAGATCCTCGACCGGGCAGCGCCAGCATTCGGGGCGTCTGGCCTTGCAGATATAGCGGCCGTGCAGGATCAGCCAGTGATGCGCGTGGAGCCGGAACGGCGCGGGCGTCGCCTTGTCCAGCTTCAGCTCGACCGCGAGCACCGTCTTGCCCTTGGCCAGGCCGGTGCGGTTGCACACGCGAAAGATATGCGTGTCGACCGCGAAGGTCTCGTGCCCGAAAGCCGTGTTCAACACGACATTGGCCGTCTTGCGCCCGACGCCGGGCAAGCGCTCCAGCGCCGCGCGATCCTCGGGCACCTCGCCGCCATAATCGTCGACCAGCATCTGCGACAGCGCGATGACGTTCTTGGCCTTGGTATTGAACAGCCCGATCGTCTTGATGTGCTGTTTCAGCCCCTCTTCGCCCAGCTCCAGCATCTTCTGCGGCGTATCGACCTCGGCGAACAGCGCGCGTGTCGCCTTGTTGACGCCGATATCGGTCGCCTGCGCCGACAGCGCGACGGCGACGACCAGCGTATAGGGGTTGCGATATTCCAGCTCGGTTTCGGGATGCGGGTTCGCCTCCGCCAGCCGGTGATAGAATTCGACGATATCGGCCTTCTTCATGGCCGTTACAGACCCAGCACGTCGCCCATGCGATAGCGTCCCGGCGCCTGCCCCGCGAGCCACAGCGCCGCGCGCACCGCCCCGCGCGCGAAGATGGTCCGGTCCTGCGCGAAATGGCCCAGCGTCACGCGCTCGCCTTCGCCCGCGAAGATCACCTCATGGTCGCCGATCACCGAGCCGCCGCGCAGCGCCGCCAGCCCGATCGTGCCCTCGGTCCGCGCACCGACCAGCCCGGCGCGGCCGTCGACGCGCAGCTCGGACAGGCTGTGCCCCCGCCCCGCCGCCGCCGCCTCGCCCAGCAGCAAGGCGGTGCCCGAGGGCGCGTCGACCTTGTGCCGGTGGTGCATCTCGGTGATCTCGATATCCCAGTCGGTGCCCAGCCGCGCCGCCGCCTCGCGCACCAGATTGGCGAGCAGCGTGATGCCGAGCGAGGTATTGCCGGTCTGAAGTACTGCGATGTCGGTGGCAGCCTCGTCGATCGCGGCATGCTGAGCCGGGGAAAGACCGGTGGTGCCGATCACGATGGGGGTGCGCGCCGCCCGCGCCGCCGCCAGATGCACGTCGAGCGCGCCCGCGATCGAGAAGTCGACCAGCACGTCGGCGGCCTTGGCCAGCGCGTCCGGGTCGTCACGCGAATCGCAGCCACCCGCCAGGGTCGCGCCCTCGCCCTCGATCAGGTCCGCGATCGCGCGGCCCATGCGCCCGGCGCTGCCGTAGATACCGATGGCGGTCATGCGGGGGCTCCGGTGGCAAAAAGCGAAAAAGTCATGCGGCGTTCCTTGGCACAGGTGCCTGCCGGGGGGAACAGATTGCGCGAGGGAAGTGCAAGGTTTGAGTATCCATTCTCCGGCGATCGATACGGATTTGATATCCGAGGCACATGGCTCCGGTTTCACGCGCGGCATATTCAATACGTCGCAGCAGGGCCGATCACGCAAAGGAACACCTGAATGAAGGACAAGCCCGAGGAAAAGTCGATGGGTGCCAAATCAACCCAACATTGACCCTCCCCTAATGTTCATGTTATGTTCCAGTATCCATTTGGGGGGGATGGGATCCACATGACGGGGGCGTTTTGCGATAAGCCAGATCAGGCATTTTCGTTTTGGCTGCGTACAGGCAGGTTGCCGTCGGCGCTTGGTCCTGATGGTATCGAACTCAAATTCAATCCCTGGCACGATCCGGCGAATGGTCGGTTCACCTTCGCAGGGACGGGACGTCAACACGGCACGGGCGGCAGTGACGCGGCGGGCGGGCGCATATCCAGGCGAATTCGGCACACACCCCCGACGGGTAAGTCGCCAGTCACGCCATCATCGCGGCCGGGGACGCTCAAACAGCGATCCAACCGACCCCGTCAGCCGAACCCCGTCACGGAGTTCATCGGAGGTGTTGGCGAAGGGATTTATGATGTTGGGAAAGGGACAGTTGCTGCTGTTCAGACCACATTGACGACGAATCCGGTGACGACGATTCGGGAGACTGGTCGCGGGATTGCGAACATGATCGACGCTGCAATCGCTGCAGAGAATACGCCAGCGCGAATTCAAATTTCGCGCGCGACCAGCGCGATTGGCAACGCCTCTGCAAGGGATGTCGGCCATGCTACTGGAACGGTCGTCGGGAACGTAGCGCTGTCGGCAGCACCCGGCGCCGCGCTCGCCAAGGTTGCCGCCGGGCGCCGGCTTCGCATGGCAACACGCCGGCCGAATTTTGATCCGCCTCAGATCGGCTGGGTGAAGGAAACGGTCAGATCCGACAAGCCTTGGAAAGTCTATAACGATGCCGCGCCCGGCTCGCGCCCCGGCCAAGCGCCGACATTGATGCGAACCATGCCGGACGGCTCGAAACGGCCTGTAAAGTTCGATGGCATCCAAGGCGATTACGTCATTGATCGCAAGTGGAGCGTCCGAGACGCACCGCGCGCCCGCGCTCAAATCTTGCGGCAATCGGAGGTATTGGCGCAGCATCGCCTCATTGGATCATGGGAAGTTCCAACGCCCGCTCAAAAGGCCAAAGCGCTCAAACTTCTCAAGAAGATGAATGTTACCAACATTCACGTAAAGGTGGTGAAACCATGATAGCCGTACAGATTGCCCATATCATAGCGGATTACGTCGTGTTCCTCGACCTCACTGATGACGATGAACTCGATCCGGATATCGCCGTAAAGATGATGGAAAGCCTTGCGGGTCAACTCGAAGAACTGGACCGAGGATTTCTCCGTCAGCTGGTCGACGCGTTCGCGGTCATTGCCGCCGATTATAGCGGTGAAGCCCAACAGGTGGTGCGCGACATCCCGTACAGCTTCTATCTCGAAGAGGTACTCGCAGCGGGCGATCCCGTAAGGCTGGCAGAGTTGGAAGCGATACGCGAAGCACGCGAATGATCGGAAATAAGCAAAGCAAAAGACTGATGCGGATAGGCGCCACCCAAAACATCGTCATCCTCACCGGCGCAGGCGTCTCCGCCGAGTCCGGCATCGCCACCTTTCGTGGCCCCGGCGGGCTGTGGGAGGGGCACCGGGTGGAGGATGTCTGCACGCCCGAGGCGCTCGCCGCCGATCCGGACCTGGTCCACCGCTTCTACGATCTGCGGCGGGCGGGGCTTGCCAGCGTGGAACCCAATCCGGCACACGACGCCCTGGCGCGGCTGGATCGGGAATGGCGGGGGGAGTTGCTGATCGTCACGCAGAATGTCGACGATCTGCACGAACGGGCGGGGGCGGAGCGGATGCTGCATATGCATGGCGCATTGAAGCAGGCCCTGTGCGCCGCCTGTGGCGAGCGGTTCGACTGGCCGGGCGATCTGCCGCCCGGCACGTCCTGCCCCGCCTGCACCGCGCCGCGCTTGCGGCCCGACATCGTGTTCTTTGGCGAGATTCCCTATCACATGGAGCGGATCGAGGCGGCGCTGGCGCAGGCCGATCTGTTCGTGTCGATCGGCACCTCGGGCGCGGTCTATCCGGCGGCCGGGTTCGTGCGGATGGCGAACGCTTTTGGTGCCGCGACTCTGGAGCTGAATCTCGAACGGTCGGAGGGGAGCGGATGGTTCGACGAAAGCCGCCTCGGCCTGGCGGGGCAATTGGTGCCCGAATGGGTGGAGCAGATGCTCAGCCGGTGACGGGAACGATGACCTCGCGAGCGCGGGGCGTGAGCCGCTCAAGCGCCGGGCCCTGAAGGCCGCGCGCCGTCACCAGCACACCGAAGGCGCGCGGGTCGGGCTTATTGAAGAGCAAAGGCTGGCCGAGCGCATCCGCCACCCCTGCCCCCGCCTCGGAGGCGATCAGCGCGGCGGCGGCGATGTCCCACTCATTGCCCCAGCGCAGGGTCGCGATCAGATCGGCCTCGTCGGCGGCGACCATGGCGATGCGCAGCGCGATCGAGTTGGGCTTGAACACCGCGACCAGATCGCGGTCGGCCTTGGGCAGCGCATCCACGGGTACGCGCGCACCGGGCATCTGGTGGCAATAGCCCGCGCTGAGCGCACTGCCGTTGCGGGTCGCGCCATGCCCCGCCTGGGCCAGCCACAGCTCACCGCGCGCGGGCGCGGCCAGCACGCCGATCACCGGCACGCCGTCCTCGACCAGCGCGACCGAGACCGCCCAGCCCTCGCGCCCCCGGATATAGTCGCGCGTGCCGTCGATCGGGTCGACCACCCAGACCCGCCGCGCCGCCAGCCGGTCGGGCTTGTCCGCCGTTTCCTCCGACAGCCAGCCCGCATCGGGGATCAGCGCGTGGAGCCGGGCATAGAGCATCCGGTCGACATCCAGATCGACCTCGCATACCGGGCTGCCCGGCGTCTTTTCCCATTGGCGGAAATCAGTACGCCAGCGGGCAAGCGCCATCGCCGCCGCCTCACGCGCCGCCGCGACGACAGCGGGGACCAGCTCAGCTGCTGGCAACCGTCATTCCATCGATTCGCAGGGTGGGCACATTGACGCCGTAGCGGAATTCCAGATCATTGGCCGGGGTCATGCCGAGGAACATATCCTTCAGATTGCCTGCCACGGTGAACTCCGCAACTGGCCCGGCGATCCGTCCGCCGACGATGCGGAAGCCCGCCGCGCCCCGGCTATAGTCGCCGGTGACGGGGTTCACGCCGCTGCCGATCAGCTCGGTGACGTATACGCCGTCGGCGATGTCGGCGATCAGCGTCTCCACCGGCACGCGGCCCGGCGCCATGAACAGGTTGCTGGTCGACACGCCCGGCCCGCCGCCGGTGCCGCGCGCGGCATGGCCGGTCGGCTCCAGCCCCAGCTGCCGCGCGGAGGCGGAATCGAGCAGCCAGGTTTCCAGCACCCCGTCCTCGACGATGGCGGTCGGCGACACCGCCAGCCCCTCGCCGTCGAAGGGGCGCGAGCGCAGGCCGTGCGGGCGGTGGGGATCGTCCTCGATCCGGATGCCCGCCGCCATCACCCGCTCGCCCAGGCCATCGAGCAGGAAGCTGGTCCGCCGCGTGATCGCCGCGCCCGCGATCGCCGAGACGAGATGGCCGACCAGCGAGGACCCCACGCGCGGATCATAGACAACCGGCATCGCGCCGCTGGCCAGCTTGCCCGGATTGACGCGGGCGACCGTCCGCTCGCCCGCGCGGATGCCGATCGCCTCGGGGCTTTCGAGCAGGCGGCGAAGGCGCGCGCCGTGATGGGCATAGTCGCGCTGCATGGTCGCGCCTTCGCCCGCCACCACGCTGACCGACAGGCCGTAACCGGTGGCGGCATAGCCCGCCGCGAAACCATGGCTGGTCGCCAGCGCCGAGACGACGCGCGAGGCCGATGCCCCCGCCCCCTCGGAGTTGGTGACGCCCGCCACCGCCCGCGCGGCCTCTTCGGCCTCCAGCGCAGCGGCGCGCAGAGCTTCGGGCGCGACCTCGCCGCCATCGTCCAAGTCGAGCATCGGCGGCGCACCGTGCAACAGCCGCTCTTCTGGCGCCAAGCCCGCCCAGAGATCCTCGGGCGCCTCGCGCGCCATGGCGACGGCGCGCTCGACCGCGCGGTCCATCGCATCGCCCGACAGGTCCGATGTCGAGACGCTGGCCGAGCGCCGCCCGACGAACACGCGCAGGCCCAGTTCCTCACTCTCCGAGCGGCCGACATCCTCCAGCGCGCCGAGGCGCACCGACACCTCCAGCGCGGCATCGGCGGCAAAAACCGCGTCGGCGGCGTCGGCTCCGGCGGCGCGGGCACGGGCAACGATGTCTGCGGCCCGGTCGCGGGCCTGTTCGGGAGTCAGCATGGTTCAGGACTTAAGGACGCTTGCGCGGGGATGCCAGTCCCCGTCGCATTCCGGCGGCGACTTCCCTGCCCGCTCAGGCGACCAGAGCCAGATGGGACGACGACGCTCCCCGATAATCGGCGGTATCCAGCCGGAATTGCGCGACTTCGCTGGCCAGCACCTCAGCCTCGGCCGCCAGGTGACGGGCGGCGGCGGTCGCCTCTTCCACCATCGCCGCATTCTGCTGGGTCGAACCGTCCATGTCGGCAACCGCGATATTGACCTG carries:
- the nth gene encoding endonuclease III, producing the protein MKKADIVEFYHRLAEANPHPETELEYRNPYTLVVAVALSAQATDIGVNKATRALFAEVDTPQKMLELGEEGLKQHIKTIGLFNTKAKNVIALSQMLVDDYGGEVPEDRAALERLPGVGRKTANVVLNTAFGHETFAVDTHIFRVCNRTGLAKGKTVLAVELKLDKATPAPFRLHAHHWLILHGRYICKARRPECWRCPVEDLCAYRPKTPAPAIKAGKAAAA
- the dapB gene encoding 4-hydroxy-tetrahydrodipicolinate reductase; translated protein: MTAIGIYGSAGRMGRAIADLIEGEGATLAGGCDSRDDPDALAKAADVLVDFSIAGALDVHLAAARAARTPIVIGTTGLSPAQHAAIDEAATDIAVLQTGNTSLGITLLANLVREAAARLGTDWDIEITEMHHRHKVDAPSGTALLLGEAAAAGRGHSLSELRVDGRAGLVGARTEGTIGLAALRGGSVIGDHEVIFAGEGERVTLGHFAQDRTIFARGAVRAALWLAGQAPGRYRMGDVLGL
- a CDS encoding NAD-dependent deacylase encodes the protein MRIGATQNIVILTGAGVSAESGIATFRGPGGLWEGHRVEDVCTPEALAADPDLVHRFYDLRRAGLASVEPNPAHDALARLDREWRGELLIVTQNVDDLHERAGAERMLHMHGALKQALCAACGERFDWPGDLPPGTSCPACTAPRLRPDIVFFGEIPYHMERIEAALAQADLFVSIGTSGAVYPAAGFVRMANAFGAATLELNLERSEGSGWFDESRLGLAGQLVPEWVEQMLSR
- a CDS encoding 3'(2'),5'-bisphosphate nucleotidase CysQ — translated: MPAAELVPAVVAAAREAAAMALARWRTDFRQWEKTPGSPVCEVDLDVDRMLYARLHALIPDAGWLSEETADKPDRLAARRVWVVDPIDGTRDYIRGREGWAVSVALVEDGVPVIGVLAAPARGELWLAQAGHGATRNGSALSAGYCHQMPGARVPVDALPKADRDLVAVFKPNSIALRIAMVAADEADLIATLRWGNEWDIAAAALIASEAGAGVADALGQPLLFNKPDPRAFGVLVTARGLQGPALERLTPRAREVIVPVTG
- a CDS encoding TldD/PmbA family protein; this encodes MLTPEQARDRAADIVARARAAGADAADAVFAADAALEVSVRLGALEDVGRSESEELGLRVFVGRRSASVSTSDLSGDAMDRAVERAVAMAREAPEDLWAGLAPEERLLHGAPPMLDLDDGGEVAPEALRAAALEAEEAARAVAGVTNSEGAGASASRVVSALATSHGFAAGYAATGYGLSVSVVAGEGATMQRDYAHHGARLRRLLESPEAIGIRAGERTVARVNPGKLASGAMPVVYDPRVGSSLVGHLVSAIAGAAITRRTSFLLDGLGERVMAAGIRIEDDPHRPHGLRSRPFDGEGLAVSPTAIVEDGVLETWLLDSASARQLGLEPTGHAARGTGGGPGVSTSNLFMAPGRVPVETLIADIADGVYVTELIGSGVNPVTGDYSRGAAGFRIVGGRIAGPVAEFTVAGNLKDMFLGMTPANDLEFRYGVNVPTLRIDGMTVASS